In the genome of Lactuca sativa cultivar Salinas chromosome 3, Lsat_Salinas_v11, whole genome shotgun sequence, the window AAAAACCGAAAAAATAAGTAGGATGCAATAatggaaagaaagaaaaaaaatatatgatgttgtaatgtgtatttgtatgtatgttgtGTGTTTAagtgtatttttatgtataatgTGTGTATTTATGTATGAAAAAaacaaagtagaatgctataatgaaatgtgtatttattttattatatgtgTAATTGTATGTCTAGAAATTATGTATGTAGTTTGTGTGTTTGTATTTGGATGTTATAATGATATAGATGAAATTGTATGTATAGAAATTCTTCATATTGTAATTGTATGTatagaaattattttattatatgtttatttattttattttattatatatgtaaTTGTATATATAGAAATTATTCATATTGTAATTTTGCAGGCTATATATGGAATTTAGTTGGGCGATACTCTTTTATGTGATGACAGATGTTATGGGCTTAGGACATGGAGGTGATGGAGCCGGGGATCCACCACCTCCTGTAGGGTTTGGTCGTGGACAACACGAACAAGATGGTCAGTTTTATCATGATATATTCATATAAGTGcttaatttgtatttttttcataCAAGTGTTTATATTGTCAATGGGTATttagtaatctaatttttatgATGTTTGTCATTTTTTGAAAATACAGAATGCTTTACTCCATGAGATCAGTCAACAAACTCAAGCTTCTTCTGAAGCCAGCGGTCTAACACCAAAGGATACACAAAtttgttttgaaagaatattgggTGTTTGACGAGGCCATATTAGAGGCATCGGACGTAAACCTTCTACGGTTGTGTCGATGTACGATCAGGAACGACCACTgacacaaccaccaccacaatcACAGGTGAAAAGACTATTTAATTTTGGTAATTGCTTCAAATGTTGGTAATTGTTGGTTTACTATTAGGAATGTTgataattgttagtttgataatattttatatgttggtaattgttagtttggttatactttgatatattgatattttgtagtttggtaattggTAGTTGATGAAAGTGCAATGCTATAAtggtattttgtagtttggtaattgttagttattgtacaatgctataatgtgtTATATGCAATATGTACATTTGATAATTGTTAgtttttgaaagtacaatgctataatggtaTTTTGTATGTAGAATGTTATATGTTGGCGTAACTAATTATAAGactattttgttttctttgtagTTGGAAATGCTTCAAACGATGTTAAAAGATCCGGCATGTAGTGCCGCACTTGAAGATTGGTTTCGTTCGTTGCCACAAAGAAATGAAAATGAAGGAAACGAGGAGAGCGACGATGACGAGTAGCTAGTTGTATGATTTTTGTATGTTTTGTTTATGTAAGCATTTTAGACTagtatttttgatattttgtatTATGCTAAATTGGATGATTATTTTAAATGGATGTTGGATGTTGTATTATGCTAGTATGTTGGATTAAATGAATGTTGGATTATACAGTGTTTTTCAATTAAAATatgaaatataaaaataaaaataaaaataaaaacaaaaaaacaatacCGGCGACGCCTTTAGTGGCGACAGTTGgttattagcggcgacatgtcTTTAGCGACGAcacacctttagcggcgacaactCGTAGTAGCGGCGACATTTGGATTATCAGCGACGAGTCATCAGCGGCGACcttttagcgacgacatgtcgccgctaatagtattagcggcgacatacGCTACTATTAGCGACGACGCGTGTCGCCGGTAATACACTAATTTCTTGTAGTGTCCCTTCAAAttcgaattttaaattttaaattttaaatctaaactttcaaatttaaataaatttttgtttaaatcttcttatttaattttttgttttatctaaCCTGTATAACATACGGGTCTTACAACTAGTATTTAATAATAACAAATGACAAGTTGACGACACATCTCATAATCGTTATAAATTTAAAGTGTACATTAtcaaattaaataatttttaaatgtAAATTATATTAAAAAGATATGATATTTAACTTaaattttaaaatcattttaaataagttcagtaataaaagtaaatcaaaatatttGTTAGAGTATATTATTTctttaactagtttataacctgtaGAAACCACGgttataatattaattaaactttaatagtgggaaactcaaaattattaatcaattattctaaataaattattaattaagagatattttgttagttatataaaattataatcattaatttaaataaatatatgaattaTATCAccatataatttgtattaattttattttaatttttattctagtgTTATTAAATTAATGTAATCAGAATgagaaatttaaaaattaaaatttaaaatttaaaatttaaaatttaaaatcaataggttgacaagtgacacACATTAATTAGGAGACCTAATAGGATGGCACatgacaaaagaaaaataaaatatgcattaattaggatgtctaatatgatgacacatgtcaaaaggagattaaaactattcttttattagaataaggaTTATGTTCTTTGTACACATACAAAGAACTCCAATTCTACTCTATTGTAATTCGTCGGTTTTAAATTCTACATTTTTAGTGAAATAAAGACACCATATGAATGTCGATTATTAAATTTTAACTCTTTTTAATTCATCGgtattcattttttatttttattttttgacttttgCAATTCTCATCAGTAGCGTGTAATTATGAACCTATTTACATTCATTTAATAAAAATCAATCTTAAAATTAACTAAAAGACaatttttaaaaaccggttttttagttgaaacGGTATAATGATTGGTTCACGGTTGAAGTCTTCATCTAACagttaagtaaaaaagaaacattaAAATATATCTGAATATGTTAAATGTTGTTAATATTAAGTTCCTTAACTTAAAAAGAAACACACTCTTAGAGTCATTAAGTATGTTAGAGATGATCTTAACACTGTAAGTAAACTCTAATTGTGAACTTTATGAATGATATTTGAGACATATGAAATGATGACATAGTAGATTTTCAGGCATAATTCATATAGATTTTTGGAATGAATCTGAAACAAAATAAGATAATGCAATTTGAGAGTAAGACATGTAAAACAAGGCAGTAACACTTTGGTCGATCGTTCAAAATAAGGAGTTTATGGTTTGTGAAAGTAAAAGTAACTTTTGGATAGCAAAGTATAGGTAGTGGCAATGACAGATCCAAGATGGAAGTTAGCGGAGGTCCGttatacataaaaaaaacatataaatttataaaactttaatttttttgGTGATTTATTGGTTTCTATAGCAAATAAATGTTAAAGTGAGGCTTTTTCGGCAAGAATGGGTGCCAAAGAGGGGGATGGAGGGCTTagtaaaaaaagaatttttaaaggTTTTTTGTAGTAATGTAAGGGTGGGGCCCACTTCCAAGTGGGTGTCCAATCCTAACATGCTTCCCCATTGAGGGTAGGACTATCTAGTAGGTGAAGGAGAAAGTTCTAATTAATATTGTTCCATATACATCTCTATGTGAATGATATGTTGGAGAATGAAACAGAAAAATCGATCATATATGGAAATTACTCATTGGATGGATGTATACAATTGTTTCGGATCTTGTATAATAACATAAATTTAAACTTCACAATTATTGCCTCATATATCATCACTCAATTCAAAAATATATATTGCTTATCCAGTAAAAAACAtacaaacaaatatttaaaatAGCTTGAATGTTAATGTTTTTATTGGAAAACATGTCATGGTAGGAGAAAAGCAACATAGAATATTATAAGGATCAATTatgaaactttttaaaacaaacagtaagttttttaatataaaaaatgtaaaataaaaatAACGTTGAAGgggtttatatataaaaataaaacattgAATAGGAACTCATAATTTGTTTTTTTGGAGGCATCTTCAAAACATCCCATTTTTACAAAGGTTTTCTAAACAACACATAtttacaataagaaaaaaaatcctATTTCTTTATTATAATTAGTCTACGAACACAGTTATCCACTTATACACTATCCGGCACAACATGTTCTATTTTGGGACATAAATTGCATTAGATGATTGAATCATCATATGTGTCATGCATGTCTTTTGTGTATTCATGACTTGGCATGCATGCATGGTGCATTTGGGTGCTTCAAATGAAGAAGATAACCAAAAAGTCTTACGGCAATAACCATGAACTAGCATTTATTTATAGGATAACAAAGCTAAATATTCCCACCGAGTTACACCTCAGTTTCATTTGAATAATATAGATTTATTTATAAGCCCATGCATATCGACATAAGACATTTACATTTCCGCTTGCTTAGCAGGGTCATGTTATGTAAGTTGCATGTGATGAGCAGTTGCCATGTAGATTGTATATTATAATTATGTGTGTCATATGTGACAGAATAGTCAAGTTGACAATAAAAAGTAAATGTGTAAATTAACCTTATTGAAGGGGCGGATATAAAAGAAAAAGTAAAAGCAACCTAGAAAAAGCAAATACCATGTCATGtcgattatttatttatttatcataatCTATATTATGTTGGTCCCACTTCCCACCCACCACTCTCCTCCCATTCCCCATGGGCCATGACATGGATATGGAGAAGATAAGATCCTAAAATTAGTCTCATCGCCCCTGCTTTACACCTCATTCTGATTAATCAAAATAAACACCAATAAACTTTTGTGCATGATCAAACCATACGTAACTTTGAAATTAGATAAACCCGACTCAACATGTGCATGCCGACAGCAAAAAGTAGATATGCACAATAAGAGGAAAGTAGTGGTCCAGAAAAGACTCAACGACCAATAACCACCAAATAAGGATGACCAACTAAAAGTTGTAATAGCTATTCTTCCATTTTTAGATGCCTATAAATGTCCTCCTTCAAAAATCAGAACACATTACCCACATCAACTTCACCACATTAAGCTTCAGAAGTACTAGCAACAATCAAAACAACACACCTTGGAAGGCAACCGAATAACAACAAACATACATCAACTATGGATCACAGATCATCATCAAAACATGATACTGGAGTTGAGATCAAATCAACTAATAAGGGATTACTATTATCTAAACCTTATGAACCCTGTCACTCAATTTCTTCCACTTCTTCCAAGACGAATGGCACTGAAAGAGAAGGTAATTAACAAACCACTTTATTTAATTGTCATGTATTAATTCTCCAACCATGCATAATTAAATGTTCTCTATACTTCTTTCAGTCAATCTTATACTGTCCATCTTTTGTTAATATGCAGCAAGTTCAAGTCCCAAGTTAATTGAAATTATGAAACAGAAGTTGAGTCATGGTGCCCAAATGATTCAACTAGGCAGCACTCCAGGTAAAATCTTTAGGAAAACCTTCGGTATCAGAGAGGAAGAGAAACTGTTACAGGCTTCCCAATGCTACTTGTACACTACAGCAGGTGCAATTGCAGGCATCCTTTATGTGTCTACAGAAAGGGTTGCATTTTGCAGTGATAGGTCCCTTAAAACTTATTCTCCCACAGGCGAGCTGCTAAAGTTCCAATATAAGGTGTCAATCCCATTAGGAAAGATAAAAGGAGTAAGAGAAAGCATGAACATGAAGAGGCTTTCATATAACTATGTGGAGGTAGTGACTGTTGATGATTTCAGCTTTTGGTTTCTGGGCTTTGAAAATTATAAGAAAACATTAAGATATCTCCATCATGCAATTGGCCACGAATGCTTATGTAATAGATGTTGAAAACTAGTTCTTAAATTTGATGTACATTTTTCATGTAAAGTCTTACAGTTGTTTCCAAATTTTTGTAGTAGATCTACTTTCGCTAATGAGTAAAAGATGTATCTGTTGTTACATGATCAAAAAATGTTGATTTTAGGATGTTATAAGTTTAAATCCAAAGGTCATCTTGGTTTATCTAATAGACTAGATGTGGCCTCAACAAATATTATTTAAGCGGTTCAACAAAATGGAAGGTTGATTAAGTGGGTCAATATTATATTCATTGCAATTGGGCTTTAAAACGTGTACATTGTAAGATAAATTAACAACCTGTGTAGCAACTAATTAAAGGTCATTATGATACGATCAACACATGGACTATTGACAAGTTGACGTgtcacaaaattaaaaaaaaaaattaaagacagCTTATGTTATAAACTATCTTATGACAGGCTTCAACTTAATTTGGGGTGGCATGCAGTTCAAAGAAAGGAAAAAGATGCAAAAGGCTTTTGTTATTGAGTATTCATTTGTAACTCCCACGTAAAACTACCATATAATTATCCATTCTTCGCTTCTTTGGCCATGACTAGGCAGAAAGTGAAGTTTGCTTTCATAACCAACGACTGATCAATGAAAGCAACTTAAAATAGGGGTGTTGAGGGGGACAAAGTGGACAGCCGTATAGAgcccaatttttttattatatatttttatttaaaaataaaaacttataataACGATAAGGGTCTATTTTTCTGGCTCGTCCTGGGCCTTTGATGATATTTGATTCCTCAGAATCGGCCCTGCAACTTACAAAAAAAGGAAGAAAGGTTTGATGAAGAAGGTGAATGAGTTGAGTACCTTATGTGGAATCCATGCATGTGCCATCTTATATAGCCCATATGAACCTCAACCCGAGGTGTGGCCCACGAATAGAGGTGTTCAACATGTGGTTACTAAGTTTATAAGgatcttgagatggagagaaGCAAGAGCATGCTTTATCAGTAAACAAATCACCAAGGCCAATGGGCATCTCAAGAAGCAGATGAAGGAGAATCAGGAGAAGGAGATGACTCGGTTTGTTCCATATGGCCAAATCCATTTTTTCCatgaaagtatatatatatatatatatatatatatatatatatatatatatatatatatatatatatatatatatatatatatatatatatatatatatatataattatatatatatatatatatatatatatatatatatatatatatataattatatatatatatatatatatatataaagagtatttaaagagtatatatatatatatatatatatatatatatatatatatatatatatatatatatatatatatatatatatatatatatatataaagagtatTTAAACGGACACGTGTCCTCTTTTGCATCCTATTATTTGTCTTATGTCAATCCACTAAACATTTACACTCTACTTTTCCTGCCTAGGAAAATACTCCATCTTTTGACCATCAGTTCCTAAACAGCCTCATTTTAGTTTTGATTAATTAAAGGATTATCTCATAGCCGAAATTACCTACATCAAAACCATAAAATTAGTGgttgttattttaaattttatcttTTACCAGATATAAACATCCAACATAAAAGGAACAAATCAGTATATTTATATCGATTCATATCTCATATCCGAAAATGCAAtcaaattaattttagaatttatCTCTTCAAatacaaaaattcaaaaatatatagATTTTGTTTGACTAAATCATTTCAAAGATCGTTTGACTAAACCATTTCAAAGAAAGTTTTGGTATTTTGAATTTTGCTTTGTTATATATCCCTAAAAATTTGcaattatttttaaatatattaatcttataccAAATATACATCATTTCGGTTTATTTGATCGTGTTATAAAAACCGAACCCCAAAACAAAATTATTTTCTCCTTAAAATTTTATCTTAGTTTCGCGTTTTTTTCTTTTCAGTCTGCACCTGTTGTGTGTTCAATCCATCAGGTATGCTGCTTTTTAGTTTCTGAAAATGCAATCAGAAGTccattttatatcattttatattcGTGTATACGACAAACAGTAATTATTTATGAGTGTTTCTGTGATTTGAATGctttatgttattttgtttttgttactgGTACTGCATGTGTTTATGTGATAACACAAATTTATTTTACATTTATAGCATCATAGGCCAAAAGGGGTAGTTAACTTTTATTTTATGacaaatatttatttttacatttatagcatcatactttctgTTGCAACAGATATATAACACAAAtttgtattattttaattttgtacTCAAAGGTAAAAAAAAcgatttattttttgttttcttatTAATTGATGAATTGTATTCTTTCTGtgattttgtttttgttattGGTACCGCTGTGTTTGTGTGACAGtcaaataaaattattttctcCTAAATAAAACAATGTTTCACAAAAAAATTCTGAAATTCTTcaattatttttttgtattttacaTTTTTCTAATCAAAAGCCAAAAAGGGTTGGTTACttttattttataacaaaaacttatttttacatttatagaatcATACTTTCTGTTGCATCAGTTATATAAAACAAATTTGTATTATTTCAATGTTGTACTCAAAGGGATAAAAAGATTTATTTTATGTTGTCTTATTAACTGATGATTTTACAACAAagttttattttttcatttatagCATCATCCTTTCTGTTGCAACAATTACATAACACAAAAAGGGCATTTAACTTTTATtgtaaatattttatttactttGATTTTTCTTTGCAGATCGATGGCACAACCAAATGTTACTTTGATTTCAGATTTGGATATACTTAAAGACGATTCGACTATCAAAGTTAGAGTGATAAACCTATGGAACCTTTTTTCATTCTATAACAAGGACGAACTTTTCTCCATTGAATTAATCTTAATAGATGAACAGGTATCTTACAACTTAACACTATATATTCATTACACATACAAAATGtaatatgatttaataatatttttttatattatacttCTTTTAGGGTACCAAGATCCAAGAAAATGTATTAAGAAAAAACATCTATCGATTCAAAAACATTCTAAAAGATGGCTTGACATTTTACATAAAATATCCAAGCTTTGCATCTCAAAGGATGGGTGGTTTTACTTTAATTCGGCAAGATCATAAACTTACTTTTCTCCATAACACTATTATTACAGAGTGTCATGACTTTTATGGACCTACATTTGGCTTTGAGTTTGTTGATTACCTGTCCTTTTATCTTATTGGTCCATCCTGAAAACATCGCTATCGGTTAGTTGcattttgttatatattaatcatggtcaattttattttttgaatagaATATCATATTTTTAAATTCATAACAATATTTAATTGATCTTTTTTGTTGTTCATAGATGTTATTGGATTAGTCGTTGCAATTGGTGAGATGGGGCGAGACAATGATGATATGAAAAAACATAGGCTAAACATCCAAATCCAAGATGCAAAGTTtgttattttagatttttatttttggatattagattatataataatcatttcatttaatttaaaatttttatttggcaGTGGTTTGCAATTAAGTGTCAATTTGTGGGGTGATTTTGCTTACAAAATGCAAGGCTTTCTTGATAACAATTCACACAATCTCCGTATCATTGTTATCCTTCAATTTGCAAAACTTAGTATTTGGAGAGGTATACTGTATGATTTtgttattaaatattattttttaatcatTAAAATAACATTTAGTAAAATCTTTTTTATAGATCGTCCCACAATTAACACCTACTTTTCCGTGTCAAAGCTGTTCATTAGCACCGACATTGATGAAATCAATGTTTTTAGAAAAGATAATTTATGTTATATCATTCTAATTTCTAGAATTAACTTTTATGTGACTATATTAGTTATATGTGACTAATATTAgttatttatgttatttcaatCTATATTCTATTATGTGACTAATAATAgttaatttatgttattttattctAATTTCTACAATTAACTTTTATGTGActaatattagtttttttttaacaaacaGTTTGGATGAAGATGATCGCCCTGATTCATACACAAATAAATTCACACTTACGAAGTCTAATAAAGTTTTTGAACATGATGATTTCA includes:
- the LOC111884430 gene encoding uncharacterized protein LOC111884430, with amino-acid sequence MAQPNVTLISDLDILKDDSTIKVRVINLWNLFSFYNKDELFSIELILIDEQGTKIQENSVMTFMDLHLALSLLITCPFILLVHPENIAIDVIGLVVAIGEMGRDNDDMKKHRLNIQIQDANGLQLSVNLWGDFAYKMQGFLDNNSHNLRIIVILQFAKLSIWRDRPTINTYFSVSKLFISTDIDEINLGFNIAFYPREINALIGLKLAFKISINHFNFSKRNDQYSICRVSDDEKLIEELENKFTVSQVGTSQSFDIGEADFESQDNRILKVI
- the LOC111884351 gene encoding GEM-like protein 7; translated protein: MDHRSSSKHDTGVEIKSTNKGLLLSKPYEPCHSISSTSSKTNGTEREASSSPKLIEIMKQKLSHGAQMIQLGSTPGKIFRKTFGIREEEKLLQASQCYLYTTAGAIAGILYVSTERVAFCSDRSLKTYSPTGELLKFQYKVSIPLGKIKGVRESMNMKRLSYNYVEVVTVDDFSFWFLGFENYKKTLRYLHHAIGHECLCNRC